Proteins encoded together in one Lathyrus oleraceus cultivar Zhongwan6 chromosome 5, CAAS_Psat_ZW6_1.0, whole genome shotgun sequence window:
- the LOC127081114 gene encoding UNC93-like protein 1, protein MGSAENEEPGTQISETTKSSSLFRYNSPLAQIVLIGLVCFCCPGMFNALSGMGGGGQVNATASNNALTALYTTFAIFGILGGGIYNILGPHLTLFAGCSTYVLYAGSFLYYNHKQNQIFAIIAGADLGIGAGLLWAAQGAIMTSYPPVNRKGTYISIFWSIFNMGGVIGGLIPFILNYNSGDKAATVNDGTYIGFMAFMSLGTVLSLTILPASKVVRDDGTKCTNMLYSNVATECMEILKLFYNWKMLLMIPAAWSSNFFYTYQFNHVNKTEFNLRTRGLNNVFYWGAQMMGSIGIGYTMDFSFKSRKKRGIVGICVVAVLGSAIWGGAVANQIKHRRGEILDFKESGSGFAGPFVLYFSFGLLDAMFQSMVYWSIGALANDSEILSRYTGFYKGIQSAGAAVAWQIDNHNVSPMSQLIVNWVLTTLSYPLLLVLMVLAVKEDNKEEEETGEKISPPGHNGSVSVH, encoded by the exons ATGGGTTCCGCTGAAAATGAAGAACCAGGAACCCAAATATCCGAAACCACAAAAAGTTCATCACTTTTCAGATACAATTCTCCTCTTGCACAAATCGTTCTCATTGGGTTAGTTTGTTTTTGTTGTCCAGGAATGTTCAACGCTCTCTCAGGAATGGGTGGTGGTGGTCAAGTCAACGCTACAGCTTCCAACAACGCTCTCACCGCACTCTACACAACCTTTGCCATTTTCGGAATCCTAGGTGGTGGAATCTACAACATCCTCGGACCCCACTTAACTCTTTTCGCAGGTTGTTCTACTTATGTCCTCTACGCCGGTTCTTTCCTCTACTACAACCATAAACAAAACCAGATTTTTGCTATAATCGCCGGCGCCGATCTTGGAATCGGTGCAGGTTTACTATGGGCTGCACAAGGTGCTATTATGACATCTTACCCTCCGGTGAATCGGAAAGGAACTTACATTTCAATTTTCTGGAGCATCTTCAACATGGGTGGTGTTATTGGTGGTTTAATCCCTTTTATTCTTAATTATAACAGTGGTGATAAAGCTGCTACTGTTAACGATGGAACTTACATAGGTTTCATGGCTTTTATGTCATTAGGAACAGTTTTGTCTCTGACTATTTTGCCAGCTAGTAAAGTTGTTCGTGACGATGGAACAAAGTGTACAAATATGTTATACTCAAATGTTGCAACTGAGTGTATGGAGATCTTGAAACTGTTCTACAATTGGAAGATGCTTCTCATGATTCCTGCAGCTTGGTCTAGTAATTTTTTCTATACATATCAGTTTAATCATGTTAATAAGACCGAGTTTAATTTGAGAACAAGAGGATTGAACAATGTGTTTTATTGGGGAGCACAGATGATGGGTTCAATTGGGATCGGATACACTATGGATTTCAGTTTTAAGAGTAGAAAGAAGAGAGGGATTGTGGGAATTTGTGTTGTGGCGGTTCTTGGAAGTGCTATTTGGGGTGGTGCAGTGGCTAATCAGATAAAACATCGACGTGGTGAGATATTAGATTTTAAGGAGTCTGGTTCTGGTTTTGCTGGTCCTTTTGTTTTGTACTTTAGTTTTGGGTTGTTGGATGCCATGTTTCAGAGTATGGTTTACTGGTCCATTGGAGCACTGGCTAATGATTCTGAGATTCTTAGCAG GTATACAGGATTCTATAAAGGGATACAGAGTGCTGGAGCTGCAGTTGCATGGCAAATTGATAACCACAATGTGTCTCCGATGTCACAGTTGATTGTGAATTGGGTGCTCACTACATTAAGCTATCCATTACTGTTGGTTTTGATGGTGTTGGCTGTGAAGGAGGACAATAAGGAGGAAGAAGAAACTGGGGAAAAGATTTCTCCTCCTGGTCACAATGGTTCTGTATCTGTCCATTGA